The Lentzea guizhouensis genome contains a region encoding:
- the rfbA gene encoding glucose-1-phosphate thymidylyltransferase RfbA — protein sequence MKGIVLAGGSGTRLHPITQAVSKQLLPVYDKPMIYYPLSVLMLAGIREVLIISTPVDLPLFRRLLGDGSQWGMRFEYAEQAAPNGLAEAFVIGADFVGDDDVALVLGDNIFYGQGFSSTLQQHASSLDGCVLFGYQVKDPERYGVGEVDAFGRLISIEEKPKQPKSNRAITGLYFYDNGVLDIAAKLKPSARGELEITDVNLRYLREGRAQLVELSRGFAWLDTGTHDSLLEAGQFVQVLEHRTGVRIACPEEIALRMGFISAQECYALGEKLGKSGYGEYLMAVAQSTR from the coding sequence GTGAAGGGCATCGTCCTCGCCGGTGGCAGTGGGACGCGCCTGCACCCGATCACGCAGGCCGTCTCGAAGCAGCTGTTGCCGGTCTACGACAAACCGATGATCTACTACCCGCTGTCGGTGCTGATGCTGGCCGGCATCCGGGAGGTGCTGATCATCTCCACGCCGGTCGACCTGCCGTTGTTCCGGCGGCTGCTGGGCGACGGGTCGCAGTGGGGCATGCGCTTCGAGTACGCCGAGCAGGCGGCGCCGAACGGGCTGGCCGAGGCGTTCGTCATCGGCGCTGACTTCGTCGGGGACGACGACGTGGCGCTGGTGCTGGGCGACAACATCTTCTACGGCCAGGGCTTCTCCAGCACCCTGCAGCAGCACGCGTCCTCTTTGGACGGCTGTGTGCTGTTCGGGTACCAGGTGAAGGACCCCGAGCGGTACGGCGTGGGCGAGGTGGACGCGTTCGGCAGGCTCATCTCCATCGAGGAGAAGCCGAAGCAGCCGAAGTCGAACCGGGCGATCACCGGGCTCTACTTCTACGACAACGGTGTGCTCGACATCGCGGCGAAGCTCAAGCCGTCGGCGCGGGGCGAGCTGGAGATCACCGACGTCAACCTGCGCTACCTGCGCGAGGGGCGGGCGCAGCTGGTGGAGCTCAGCCGCGGGTTCGCGTGGCTCGACACCGGCACGCACGACTCGTTGCTGGAGGCCGGGCAGTTCGTGCAGGTGCTGGAGCACCGCACGGGCGTGCGCATCGCGTGTCCCGAGGAGATCGCGCTGCGCATGGGGTTCATCTCCGCGCAGGAGTGCTACGCGCTCGGCGAGAAGCTCGGGAAGTCCGGGTACGGCGAGTACCTGATGGCCGTGGCGCAGAGCACCCGCTAG
- a CDS encoding YajQ family cyclic di-GMP-binding protein produces MADPSFDVVSKVDRQEVDNALNQAAKELSTRFDFRGTGTTVAWAGEEAITFTSETEERCKAAIDVFQEKLVKRNISMKAFEVGEPAISGKVFKVTGNLVQGISSEKAKEIAKKIRDEAPKGVQAQIQGDQLRVSGKKKDHLQDVIALLKGSDFGIALQFTNYR; encoded by the coding sequence GTGGCGGACCCGTCGTTCGACGTGGTGAGCAAGGTGGACCGGCAGGAGGTCGACAACGCGCTCAACCAGGCGGCCAAGGAGCTGAGCACGCGCTTCGACTTCCGCGGCACCGGCACCACCGTGGCCTGGGCCGGCGAGGAGGCGATCACCTTCACCTCCGAGACGGAGGAGCGCTGCAAGGCGGCCATCGACGTCTTCCAGGAGAAGCTGGTGAAGCGCAACATCTCGATGAAGGCGTTCGAGGTGGGTGAGCCGGCGATCTCCGGGAAGGTGTTCAAGGTCACGGGGAACCTCGTGCAGGGCATCTCGTCGGAGAAGGCCAAGGAGATCGCCAAGAAGATCCGCGACGAGGCGCCCAAGGGCGTGCAGGCGCAGATCCAGGGCGACCAGCTGCGGGTGTCGGGCAAGAAGAAGGACCACCTGCAGGACGTCATCGCCCTGCTGAAGGGGTCTGACTTCGGGATCGCGCTCCAGTTCACCAACTACCGGTGA
- a CDS encoding winged helix-turn-helix transcriptional regulator codes for MKPRTYACGLDAAIDVIGGRWKALILWALHHGPMRTGELRRSVSGISEKMLIQVLREMEADQIVHREVFHEVPPRVEYSLTPQGMKLNDALLPLGDWGEDNMTDIARRRGVQPPVRH; via the coding sequence ATGAAGCCACGAACCTACGCGTGTGGCCTCGACGCGGCCATCGACGTCATCGGCGGCCGCTGGAAGGCCCTGATCCTCTGGGCCCTGCACCACGGCCCGATGCGCACCGGCGAACTGCGCCGCTCGGTCTCCGGCATCAGCGAGAAGATGCTGATCCAGGTGCTGCGCGAGATGGAGGCGGACCAGATCGTGCACCGCGAGGTGTTCCACGAGGTCCCACCCCGCGTCGAGTACTCCCTGACGCCGCAGGGGATGAAGCTGAACGACGCACTGCTCCCGCTGGGCGACTGGGGCGAGGACAACATGACCGACATCGCCCGCCGCCGAGGCGTGCAACCGCCCGTCAGGCACTGA
- a CDS encoding NAD(P)-dependent oxidoreductase, translated as MGIKKSVSVLGLGRMGSALACALVKKGYDVTVWNRSADKQTPAGARRAGDLDEAFEADVVVTCLATYEVQRPLLSKNIKALVNLTSGTPEEARVTAEWARDNGVEYVDGVIMAVPQQIGTPGARIFFAGNEEHHVLDAFGEPVYVGQDAGLAALYDLGLLGVMWATFAGYLQAVALTGTEGVTPQQLTPMVADWLRELAEMLPEMGEETQHRDYETEVSALDINVSGLRMLAEASRRQGVDSALPQALHDLYQRAQQKGHGTHSIASVIEVIR; from the coding sequence ATGGGGATCAAGAAATCGGTGAGCGTGCTCGGCCTTGGCCGCATGGGTAGCGCGCTTGCTTGTGCCCTGGTCAAAAAGGGCTACGACGTGACGGTGTGGAACAGGTCGGCGGACAAGCAGACGCCGGCGGGGGCGAGGCGGGCCGGCGATCTGGACGAGGCGTTCGAGGCGGACGTCGTGGTGACGTGCCTGGCCACCTACGAGGTGCAGCGGCCGTTGCTGAGCAAGAACATCAAGGCGCTGGTCAACCTCACCAGCGGTACGCCGGAAGAGGCGCGGGTCACCGCGGAGTGGGCGCGGGACAACGGGGTGGAGTACGTCGACGGCGTGATCATGGCTGTGCCGCAGCAGATCGGGACGCCGGGAGCGCGGATCTTCTTCGCGGGCAACGAGGAACACCACGTGCTCGACGCGTTCGGCGAGCCGGTGTACGTGGGGCAGGACGCCGGGCTGGCCGCGTTGTACGACCTCGGCCTGCTCGGGGTCATGTGGGCGACGTTCGCCGGCTATCTGCAGGCGGTCGCGCTCACGGGCACTGAGGGGGTCACGCCGCAGCAGCTCACACCGATGGTCGCGGACTGGCTGCGCGAGCTCGCCGAGATGCTGCCGGAGATGGGGGAGGAGACGCAGCACCGGGACTACGAGACGGAGGTGTCCGCTTTGGACATCAACGTCTCAGGGCTGCGGATGCTCGCCGAGGCCAGCCGGCGGCAGGGGGTCGACTCCGCGCTGCCGCAGGCGTTGCACGACCTGTACCAGCGTGCTCAGCAGAAGGGGCACGGCACGCACAGCATCGCGAGCGTCATCGAGGTGATCCGGTGA
- a CDS encoding SDR family NAD(P)-dependent oxidoreductase, translating into MKYQGKKAVVTGGTHGMGRAVVDKLLGQGAEVLLTGRKADDVEHGISMDATNLADIDKLATAARERFGSIDLLFINVGYATLFEYQDVTPDDYDRTFDINTRGAFFTAQKLAPLVAEGGSIVFTTSVAQTGGGKAMSAYSGAKAAVRSFGRSFAAELAPRNVRVNVVSPGFIDTPSMGVTGLPQEALDAFKQAGDELTPLKRHGTSDEVADAVLFLAFEATFTTGADLPVDGGIGQSLSV; encoded by the coding sequence GTGAAGTACCAGGGGAAGAAGGCCGTCGTCACGGGCGGAACGCACGGCATGGGCCGCGCGGTCGTGGACAAGCTGCTCGGCCAAGGCGCCGAGGTGCTGCTGACCGGGCGCAAGGCGGACGACGTCGAGCACGGCATCTCGATGGACGCCACCAACCTCGCCGACATCGACAAGCTCGCCACGGCGGCGCGTGAGCGGTTCGGCAGCATCGACCTGCTCTTCATCAACGTCGGGTATGCGACGTTGTTCGAGTACCAGGACGTCACGCCGGACGACTACGACCGCACTTTCGACATCAACACCAGGGGCGCGTTCTTCACCGCTCAGAAACTCGCGCCGCTGGTCGCCGAAGGCGGCTCGATCGTCTTCACCACCTCGGTCGCGCAGACCGGTGGCGGCAAGGCGATGAGCGCCTACTCCGGTGCCAAGGCGGCGGTGCGGTCGTTCGGGCGGTCGTTCGCGGCCGAGCTGGCGCCGCGCAACGTCCGGGTCAACGTCGTCAGCCCCGGCTTCATCGACACGCCGTCGATGGGCGTGACCGGTCTGCCGCAGGAGGCTCTTGACGCCTTCAAGCAGGCCGGTGACGAGCTCACGCCGCTCAAGCGCCACGGCACGAGCGACGAGGTGGCGGACGCGGTGCTGTTCCTGGCGTTCGAGGCGACCTTCACGACCGGTGCCGACCTGCCGGTCGACGGTGGCATCGGGCAGAGCCTCAGCGTCTAG
- a CDS encoding carboxymuconolactone decarboxylase family protein, with the protein MRIANPVLSVPGAMQALLALSEAAAATGVDKDLAELICLRVSIINGCGACIDYHTKLLREADVDDRKIYAIAGWRDVPYYTDAERAAFALAEQVTHVRVSDEVWDEAAKHFDEKQLAGLMLVIGAINLWNRMNVGTQQKAA; encoded by the coding sequence ATGAGGATTGCCAACCCGGTGCTGAGCGTTCCCGGCGCGATGCAGGCGCTGCTCGCGTTGTCGGAGGCGGCCGCGGCCACGGGGGTCGACAAGGACCTCGCGGAGCTGATCTGCCTGCGGGTCAGCATCATCAACGGCTGCGGCGCGTGCATCGACTACCACACCAAGCTGTTGCGCGAAGCCGATGTGGACGACCGCAAGATCTACGCGATCGCCGGCTGGCGGGACGTGCCGTACTACACCGACGCGGAACGGGCGGCGTTCGCGCTGGCCGAGCAGGTGACGCACGTGCGCGTCAGCGACGAGGTGTGGGACGAGGCGGCGAAGCACTTCGACGAGAAGCAGCTGGCCGGGCTGATGCTGGTGATCGGCGCGATCAACCTGTGGAACCGGATGAACGTCGGCACCCAGCAGAAAGCCGCCTGA
- a CDS encoding GNAT family N-acetyltransferase has product MADDFSFTETDPDSLGATWGPLRLHRLNWRPGCDLPALLDEWETRLTGLDDPDTAATVTVPSHETSAAQPLIHHGFAPLTVVAERLAGRCAVTRPPDVEVRAATRADLDVAVELNLHTVRYDAAFGMVTERPNAAAHLRSALADVLDRDHEAMWLAVYDGTPVGMIYVDLPQHAGWMERFASEQPFAYLGHLGVRPDVRGTGAGSALVAHAHAVLDEAGVAATLLHHALPNPRSTPFWYSQGYRPRWTTWVRRPALRSSPGVSP; this is encoded by the coding sequence GTGGCAGACGACTTTTCGTTCACCGAGACGGATCCGGACTCGCTGGGGGCGACCTGGGGACCGCTGCGCCTGCACCGGCTGAACTGGCGGCCCGGCTGCGACCTGCCCGCGTTGCTCGACGAGTGGGAGACCCGGCTCACCGGCCTCGACGACCCCGACACCGCGGCGACGGTGACCGTGCCGAGCCACGAGACCTCGGCCGCACAACCGTTGATCCACCACGGATTCGCGCCGCTGACCGTTGTCGCCGAGCGACTCGCCGGACGTTGCGCGGTGACGCGGCCGCCCGACGTGGAGGTGCGGGCCGCGACCCGCGCCGACCTGGACGTCGCGGTGGAGCTGAACCTGCACACGGTCCGGTACGACGCCGCGTTCGGCATGGTCACCGAACGCCCGAACGCCGCGGCACACCTGCGATCGGCGCTGGCGGACGTGCTCGACCGCGACCACGAGGCCATGTGGCTCGCGGTCTACGACGGCACGCCCGTCGGGATGATCTACGTCGACCTGCCGCAGCACGCGGGGTGGATGGAGCGGTTCGCCTCGGAGCAGCCGTTCGCCTACCTCGGCCACCTCGGCGTGCGGCCGGACGTCCGGGGAACCGGCGCGGGCAGCGCTCTCGTGGCGCACGCGCACGCCGTCCTGGACGAGGCCGGCGTGGCGGCCACGCTGCTGCACCACGCGTTGCCGAACCCGCGCTCGACGCCGTTCTGGTACTCGCAGGGCTACCGGCCGCGCTGGACGACGTGGGTGCGCAGGCCCGCGTTGAGATCTTCTCCCGGCGTGTCGCCGTGA
- a CDS encoding PhzF family phenazine biosynthesis protein — translation MEIFVVDSFTSERFKGNPAAVVLLAEPRDDAWMQDVAAEMKHAETAFVTPDNHLRWFTPTVEVDLCGHATLATAHVLGGEQRFTTRSGVLTCIPDDGWIRMDFPADPPELTDPPVGLTEALSHATIKSVARGRFDFLVELGSAKEVRSLRPDVQGLAQIPSRGVIVTAPGDGAADIVSRCFYPAAGVPEDPVTGSAHCTLASYWVPRLQRADLLAEQASERGGFVRATLDQDRVQLCGQAVTVLHGRLTE, via the coding sequence GTGGAGATCTTCGTCGTGGATTCGTTCACCAGCGAGCGCTTCAAGGGCAACCCGGCCGCTGTCGTCCTGCTGGCCGAGCCGCGCGACGACGCGTGGATGCAGGACGTCGCGGCGGAGATGAAGCACGCCGAGACGGCCTTCGTCACCCCGGACAACCACCTGCGCTGGTTCACGCCGACCGTCGAGGTCGACCTGTGCGGGCACGCCACGCTGGCCACCGCGCACGTGCTCGGCGGCGAGCAGAGGTTCACCACGCGTAGCGGGGTGCTCACGTGCATACCTGACGACGGGTGGATCCGAATGGACTTCCCGGCCGATCCTCCAGAGTTGACTGACCCGCCAGTCGGCCTAACAGAGGCGCTCTCACATGCGACGATCAAGTCCGTGGCGCGGGGGCGGTTCGACTTCCTGGTCGAGCTGGGCAGTGCGAAGGAAGTCCGTTCCTTGCGACCTGATGTCCAAGGACTGGCACAAATCCCGTCACGCGGAGTGATCGTGACGGCTCCTGGCGACGGCGCCGCGGACATCGTCAGCCGGTGCTTCTACCCGGCCGCCGGCGTCCCGGAGGACCCCGTCACCGGATCGGCCCACTGCACGCTCGCGTCCTACTGGGTGCCGCGACTGCAGCGCGCTGACCTGCTGGCGGAGCAGGCGTCGGAACGCGGCGGGTTCGTCAGGGCGACCCTCGACCAAGATCGGGTGCAGCTCTGCGGGCAGGCCGTGACGGTGCTCCACGGGCGTCTTACTGAGTAG
- a CDS encoding putative bifunctional diguanylate cyclase/phosphodiesterase — protein MSDRASAPVSDSAAWSAKSTNRAFSAFAVTLLVAGVVCAGMVAAWLPEKEHTSLFWIGPLLVVGFLLAEQLAINVDVRSGVAWTISFTEIPLVLGLLVAPFEVVLAAHVVAGVGTLLGRRILDRAVYNAGLMFMEISVAFAAAAVVNRMVGEGGPFWAGAFVGTITVPLLASVLGLCALRLMGKSMRVGNSLRLVLQTLVVALLNTSAGLVGFQIVSTTQWGGLLIVLVLAGIVATYLAYSGLLREQRDLEALSEVSLRVARSGQHGTGPRQPEDDLTANVEEDEWQQIAERIREQLNANRVVLRLRTDPQEAMITLVAGEPLPDEMAVSDPRAVREDPVLQLPGTHVRYYRVADATEDVTEALLRRDAQEALVVPLRGATQLLGAVEAHDRLSRWRGFGKADIQLLRTLASHLATAVDNRRLLARLRHDAYHDPLTGLLNRPGFREACAEPLRESQKAVVLRIDLDILSTVSDALGQAWGNRMVVAAGRRLRDALGADVPLARLEGGAFAAFLDDSRAVAAHETAERLRAGLSVPYPVDRLTVEASAVVGYASKADSETEDPDPDTLLQRADVAVRATSEGSPVRAYAPSMGQIFLRRFQLVTQFRQAVETGQISVHYQPKVALPSRQVVGAEALVRWTHPEFGRVDPDEFVPAVEATGLVDVLTDFVMDRALERVRRWLDRGLRMSIAVNLSVRTLADEDFPNRVAAALERHDVPSGLLTFELTESGVMADPERALPVLRRLHAIGVVLAVDDFGTGYSSLAYLRQLPVDEVKIDKSFVLGMGTDLGDMAVVRSIVELGHSLGLVVVAEGVEDDAARDQLVGMGCDVAQGYLISRPLSEDRFEAWLRARTVQVRGARDETVLTLVH, from the coding sequence ATGTCCGACCGAGCGTCGGCCCCCGTGTCGGACTCGGCCGCTTGGTCGGCCAAGTCGACCAACCGCGCGTTCAGCGCGTTCGCCGTCACCCTCCTGGTGGCCGGCGTCGTCTGCGCGGGCATGGTCGCGGCCTGGCTCCCGGAGAAGGAGCACACCTCCCTCTTCTGGATCGGCCCGCTGCTCGTCGTCGGCTTCCTGCTGGCCGAGCAGCTGGCGATCAACGTCGACGTCCGCAGCGGCGTCGCCTGGACCATCTCCTTCACCGAGATCCCGCTGGTGCTCGGCCTGCTCGTGGCCCCGTTCGAGGTCGTGCTCGCCGCGCACGTGGTCGCGGGCGTCGGCACGTTGCTCGGCAGGCGGATCCTGGACCGCGCCGTCTACAACGCGGGCCTCATGTTCATGGAGATCTCCGTGGCGTTCGCCGCGGCGGCCGTGGTGAACCGGATGGTCGGCGAGGGCGGGCCGTTCTGGGCCGGTGCGTTCGTAGGCACGATCACCGTGCCGCTGCTCGCGAGCGTGCTGGGCCTGTGCGCGTTGCGGCTCATGGGCAAGTCGATGCGGGTGGGCAACAGCCTCCGCCTCGTGCTCCAGACGCTGGTCGTGGCGCTGCTGAACACCTCGGCCGGTCTCGTCGGCTTCCAGATCGTCTCCACCACGCAGTGGGGCGGCCTGCTGATCGTCCTGGTGCTCGCCGGGATCGTCGCCACCTACCTCGCCTACTCGGGGCTGCTGCGCGAACAGCGCGACCTCGAGGCGCTGAGCGAGGTCAGCCTGCGCGTCGCGCGGTCGGGCCAGCACGGCACCGGTCCGCGGCAGCCGGAGGACGACCTCACCGCGAACGTCGAAGAGGACGAGTGGCAGCAGATCGCGGAACGCATCCGCGAGCAGCTCAACGCCAACAGGGTCGTGCTGCGCCTGCGCACCGACCCGCAGGAAGCCATGATCACCCTCGTCGCCGGCGAACCGCTGCCCGACGAGATGGCCGTGTCGGACCCGCGGGCCGTGCGCGAGGACCCGGTGCTGCAGCTGCCGGGCACGCACGTCCGCTACTACCGCGTGGCCGATGCGACCGAGGACGTCACCGAGGCCCTGCTGCGCCGCGACGCGCAGGAGGCGCTGGTGGTGCCGTTGCGCGGCGCGACCCAGCTGCTCGGCGCGGTCGAGGCCCACGACCGGCTCTCCCGGTGGCGCGGCTTCGGCAAGGCCGACATCCAGCTGCTGCGCACCCTCGCCTCGCACCTCGCCACCGCCGTGGACAACCGCCGGCTGCTGGCGCGGTTGCGGCACGACGCCTACCACGACCCGCTGACCGGCCTGCTCAACCGGCCGGGCTTCCGCGAGGCGTGCGCCGAACCGCTGCGCGAGTCGCAGAAGGCAGTGGTGCTGCGCATCGACCTCGACATCCTGTCGACGGTGTCCGACGCGCTGGGCCAGGCCTGGGGCAACCGCATGGTCGTCGCCGCCGGACGCCGGCTGCGCGACGCACTGGGCGCCGACGTGCCGCTGGCCCGGCTGGAGGGCGGCGCGTTCGCGGCGTTCCTCGACGACTCGCGCGCGGTGGCGGCCCACGAGACCGCGGAACGGCTGCGGGCCGGGCTTTCCGTGCCGTACCCGGTCGACCGGCTGACCGTCGAGGCCTCCGCGGTCGTCGGCTACGCCTCGAAGGCCGACTCCGAGACCGAGGACCCCGACCCGGACACGTTGCTGCAGCGGGCGGACGTCGCCGTGCGCGCCACGTCCGAGGGCTCGCCGGTGCGGGCCTACGCGCCGAGCATGGGCCAGATCTTCCTGCGCCGCTTCCAGCTCGTGACGCAGTTCCGCCAGGCCGTCGAGACCGGGCAGATCTCGGTGCACTACCAGCCGAAGGTCGCCCTGCCCTCACGCCAGGTCGTGGGCGCGGAAGCGTTGGTGCGCTGGACACATCCGGAGTTCGGCCGCGTCGACCCGGACGAGTTCGTGCCGGCCGTCGAGGCCACCGGCCTGGTGGACGTGCTGACGGACTTCGTGATGGACAGGGCCCTGGAACGCGTGCGCCGCTGGCTCGACCGCGGCCTGCGGATGTCCATCGCCGTCAACCTGTCCGTGCGGACGCTGGCCGACGAGGACTTCCCGAACCGGGTGGCGGCCGCGTTGGAACGCCACGACGTGCCGTCCGGGCTGCTGACCTTCGAGCTCACCGAGTCGGGCGTGATGGCGGATCCCGAGCGCGCGCTGCCGGTGCTGCGGCGCCTGCACGCGATCGGCGTCGTGCTGGCGGTCGACGACTTCGGCACCGGGTACTCGTCGCTCGCGTACCTGCGCCAGCTGCCGGTGGACGAGGTGAAGATCGACAAGTCGTTCGTGCTCGGGATGGGCACGGACCTCGGCGACATGGCCGTGGTGCGGTCGATCGTGGAGCTCGGTCACTCGCTCGGCCTGGTGGTCGTGGCCGAGGGCGTGGAGGACGACGCGGCGCGCGACCAGCTGGTCGGGATGGGGTGTGACGTCGCGCAGGGGTACCTGATCTCGCGGCCGCTGTCCGAGGACCGGTTCGAGGCGTGGCTGCGGGCGCGAACTGTGCAGGTCAGGGGTGCTCGCGATGAGACGGTGCTCACCTTGGTCCACTGA
- the rpmG gene encoding 50S ribosomal protein L33, with product MAATDVRPKITLACEECKHRNYITRKNRRNDPDRLEVKKFCPNCKTHRAHKETR from the coding sequence GTGGCTGCAACCGACGTACGCCCGAAGATCACCCTCGCGTGCGAGGAGTGCAAGCACCGGAACTACATCACCAGGAAGAACCGGCGCAACGACCCGGACCGCCTGGAGGTCAAGAAGTTCTGCCCGAACTGCAAGACGCACCGCGCGCACAAGGAAACCCGCTGA
- a CDS encoding MaoC family dehydratase N-terminal domain-containing protein, producing MPLDPAFIGRSYPPSQPYDVSREKIREFADAIGADSPAYRDTEAAKALGHRDVIAPPTFAIVVSMKTNETVMFDPELELDYGRVVHGDQNFTHHRPITAGDQLVCVAHIDGIVARMGNDMVTVRTEISTVEGEPVTTAKSMLVVRGEDA from the coding sequence GTGCCTCTCGACCCCGCCTTCATCGGACGTAGTTATCCGCCGTCGCAGCCGTACGACGTGAGCCGCGAGAAGATCCGCGAGTTCGCCGACGCGATCGGCGCCGACAGCCCGGCCTACCGCGACACCGAAGCGGCGAAGGCGTTGGGGCACAGGGATGTCATCGCGCCGCCGACGTTCGCGATCGTGGTGTCGATGAAGACCAACGAGACGGTCATGTTCGACCCGGAGCTGGAGCTCGACTACGGCCGGGTCGTGCACGGCGACCAGAACTTCACCCACCACCGGCCCATCACCGCCGGCGACCAGCTCGTGTGCGTGGCGCACATCGACGGCATCGTGGCCCGCATGGGCAACGACATGGTGACCGTGCGGACCGAGATCAGCACCGTCGAGGGTGAACCGGTCACCACCGCCAAGTCGATGCTCGTCGTGAGGGGGGAGGACGCGTGA
- a CDS encoding MaoC family dehydratase: MTAAKFEVGTELPALSVRITRADLVRYAGASLDFNPIHWNEKTARDVGLPDVIAHGMLTMAVASRIVVEWVGDPGAVVEYGCRFARPVVVPNDDEGALVEVTGKVAKELEDGTVKVNISASFDGKAVLMGAFARVRVG, from the coding sequence GTGACCGCGGCGAAGTTCGAGGTCGGCACCGAGCTGCCGGCGCTGTCCGTCCGCATCACGCGCGCCGACCTGGTGCGGTACGCGGGTGCCTCGCTGGACTTCAACCCCATCCACTGGAACGAGAAGACGGCCAGGGACGTCGGCCTGCCGGACGTGATCGCGCACGGCATGCTCACGATGGCCGTGGCGTCGCGGATCGTCGTGGAGTGGGTCGGTGATCCCGGTGCGGTCGTCGAGTACGGCTGCCGGTTCGCCCGGCCGGTCGTGGTGCCCAACGACGACGAGGGCGCGCTGGTCGAGGTGACCGGCAAGGTCGCCAAGGAGCTGGAAGACGGAACTGTGAAGGTCAACATCAGCGCGTCTTTTGACGGCAAAGCGGTGTTGATGGGCGCCTTCGCCCGCGTGCGCGTCGGCTGA
- the secE gene encoding preprotein translocase subunit SecE: protein MSEGREQDQPEEREGAVRPSTAAARRERRASSRPAARKDGSSAESKKSAVKSDESDDDAKKGRPTKARDGQEKGPSLIGRFFRYIREVISELRKVIWPTRKQLVTYTGVVLVFVVVMVALVWALDLGFGAAVFELFG, encoded by the coding sequence ATGAGCGAGGGCCGCGAGCAGGACCAGCCGGAGGAGCGCGAAGGCGCTGTCCGGCCGTCCACTGCTGCGGCGCGGCGTGAACGTCGTGCCTCCTCTCGCCCGGCCGCCCGCAAGGACGGCAGCAGCGCTGAGTCGAAGAAGAGCGCCGTCAAGTCCGACGAGTCGGACGACGACGCCAAGAAGGGTCGCCCGACGAAGGCCCGTGATGGACAGGAGAAGGGTCCCTCGCTGATCGGGCGGTTCTTCCGCTACATCCGCGAGGTCATCAGCGAACTCCGCAAGGTGATCTGGCCGACGCGCAAGCAGCTCGTCACCTACACCGGTGTTGTCCTGGTGTTCGTGGTCGTGATGGTCGCGCTGGTGTGGGCTCTCGACCTCGGCTTCGGCGCGGCTGTTTTCGAGTTGTTCGGCTGA
- the nusG gene encoding transcription termination/antitermination protein NusG, whose amino-acid sequence MTSDHGVDAQEKTDLTDDEVSEDTTVDETVESEAVDSEDDAADTDVADDTDEDAGDVDVLAIDETPIDEEIADPAEELRQALRHAPGDWYVVHSYAGYENKVKANLETRIHTLDMEDYIFQVEVPTEEVTEIKNGQRKLVQRKVLPGYILVRMELTDASWSAVRNTPGVTGFVGATSKPSPLTIDEVLKFLLPQGEQKPAEGKKAASTAAPKPTIEVDFEVGESVTVMDGPFATLPATISEVNADGQKLKVLVSIFGRETPVELSFSQVSKI is encoded by the coding sequence GTGACCTCCGATCACGGCGTCGACGCCCAGGAGAAGACCGACCTCACCGACGACGAGGTGTCCGAGGACACCACCGTCGACGAGACGGTCGAGTCGGAGGCTGTGGACTCCGAGGACGACGCTGCTGACACCGACGTCGCGGACGACACCGACGAGGACGCCGGCGACGTCGACGTCCTCGCGATCGACGAGACCCCGATCGACGAAGAGATCGCCGACCCCGCCGAAGAGCTGCGTCAGGCCCTGCGCCACGCGCCCGGCGACTGGTACGTCGTGCACTCCTACGCGGGTTACGAGAACAAGGTCAAGGCCAACCTCGAGACCCGCATCCACACGCTCGACATGGAGGACTACATCTTCCAGGTCGAGGTGCCGACCGAAGAGGTCACCGAGATCAAGAACGGCCAGCGCAAGCTGGTGCAGCGCAAGGTGCTGCCCGGTTACATCCTGGTCCGCATGGAGCTCACCGACGCGTCCTGGAGCGCCGTCCGCAACACGCCGGGCGTGACCGGGTTCGTCGGCGCCACCTCCAAGCCCTCGCCCCTCACGATCGACGAGGTGCTGAAGTTCCTGCTCCCGCAGGGTGAGCAGAAGCCGGCCGAGGGCAAGAAGGCCGCCTCCACCGCCGCGCCGAAGCCGACCATCGAGGTCGACTTCGAGGTGGGCGAGTCGGTCACCGTCATGGACGGCCCGTTCGCCACGCTGCCCGCCACGATCAGCGAGGTCAACGCGGACGGCCAGAAGCTGAAGGTCCTGGTGTCGATCTTCGGCCGGGAGACGCCGGTCGAGCTGTCGTTCAGCCAGGTCTCCAAGATCTGA